From the genome of Acidaminococcus sp.:
TCCCACAGACCATCTTTAATCATGATATCAACGAGTTTTGCATCGCCCATGCGCAGGCCCCAGCGAGCTTTGCTGGTAGTTGCGAACGGAGCGTTCGTCATGCTTTCCATACCACCTGCTACAACGATGTCGTTGTCGCCGGCAATAATGGACTGTGCAGCCAGTTCAACACTCTTCAGACCGGAACCGCAGACCTTGTTGACGGTAAAGGACGGAACTTCTACAGGAAGGCCGGCTTTGATAGAAGCCTGTCTTGCAGGGTTCTGGCCCAGACCAGCTTGCAGAACGTTGCCCATGATAACTTCGTCAACCATTTCAGGTTTAACGTTAGCTCTCTTCAGGGCTTCTTTGATCACGACAGCACCCATTTCCGGAGCAGACAGAGGAGCCAGAGAACCACCGAATTTACCGATGGCCGTTCTAACAGCACTTACAATTACTACTTCGCGCATAACACTATCACCTTTCCATTTTGTATTTCGGTGCAGGACACCGAGAGAAGACACCCTCCATTCACCACGAACAGCGAGTTCTTCTTTCTGACAGGCAGAGCCCATCAGTTTTTACTTACATCACAAACTACGTTTCAATTATACACTATTTAACATTTAAATTAAAGAGATTTTTTGCGCAAGAATTCACTATTTACTTACTTAACAAGAAATTCAGTCCAAATACAAGAATCCCGACAAATACAGCCAAGCCAAGCACCGGGAGCAGGAAGAACAAAGCGCCTATAATGACTAATGCAAAGAACACAGCCCGAAGAATCCAGCCGTAGTGCGAAAACAGGCTACTGATGGTCTGAGACCATCTTCCGGCTCCTTCCGCGCCTTTTTGGTTTTCATTCTGTACCGTAAAACGGTCTGAATCGGGGCTGTCGGTATTGATGGTCACACCTTGGAAAGAGTCCCTTTCCGCGTCCGACATCACTTGTGCCTCGACTTCTTCATTTACAGTGTGACAATTCGGACATTCCGTCATATCGTCGGGATATACCGATCCACAGTGACTGCAAATCATGCCTTACTCCTGCCTTCCTTACACATACGGTGAAAATAGCATCAAATACCCGCGTTCATTCAAATAGCGGGGATCCGATGGTTTCAGTTCCAATTCCGTCCGCAGATCCATATAAGCGCCGGTGAGGTTATACCGGGAAAGTCCCATCGTCTCCAGGAGAAATGGCTGGAAACGCGCTGCCCGTTTCTCATTGATTTCAAGGAAATTCTCCATGAGTGCGGACGCCCAGACTTCGGACGGATATTCGCCGGTGCAGCCGCCTTCCTTCACAAAATCATTCCACATCCGCCGCATCAGCATAAAGTCATACGTACTGAAACGCGTAACGGCAAGCAGCTCCTTGAGCAGTTTCTCTACCTCGGACAGATCCTTGCCGAGTTCAGGTGGACGATAGTTCTTCAGCCGCTCCGTCAGTTCATAGGGAAACACAACGGCTGCCGGATTGGCCTCCACCTTGCGGATGACCTTCTGGGGCACCAGGGGATGACGCGCCATAAAGTCACGCCAGATGGCACCCGGATGCTGCACCCTGTACCACGCAAGACATGCACTCAGCACTTCCCGCAGGCGCTTCTGGGCCATCGGTTTCAGTGCGTACTGCTGCAGATAGTTCATGCCGAGGCTGCGGTTATCAAAAAGATTCTCCATAAAGACAAGATGCCTGGGGTCATCCTCCGGGCGCACCGAGAAAACGAGCAGATAAGAATTATAATCCATAAAATCATGACAGAAATACCGATCGACATCCACTTCGTTCTCGATGGTAAAAAGACTCAGATGGGCGCCGCACATCTCTCGGAGAAGATTGGGATACCGGCTGATGTGGGAATCACGGAAACACTCGAGCGGCGTATAGTCCTCCAGACGCATCCGGTAGTCAAAGAGAAAATAATCCCAGAAACCGCGCCAGTACTCGTCTGCATTAGGGCCTTCCGGATCCACGCGGCCCGTCGCGTCGTTATAGAAATTGACGGCACGGTCCAGATCCAGGTTGAAGCGGCTGTTCTGGAAAAATTTATGAATTTCATTCATCAAGCCTTCCAGAGCTCTCCCTGCATTCAGGAAAATTCTCCCCATCGGCGGCGGTGCAGAGTTCTCCTCTCTGCCCTTTTCCCCGGGCAGAAAAGAACCGTCACTATCCACAATAGCGACGGTGCCATCATCGTTGAGCAGCATCTGTTCAGCCAGATAAGGGGCAACACTGCTCTCCAGTTTGCCTGCATCCTTCATGAACACGAAGAACTGCCCGATCGTATCCAGAAATGCCTTTACTTCCCGATACGTAATTACAAAATCAACCACATAACGGGCGCACCAGGACACGGCGTCCACCAGCGTGTCAGCCGTGATTTCCTCGAGCACCACATCCGCATTTTCCATGTAGATGCAGAGCATCATCATATGCACCCAGTGCTTCTTTAGTTCCTGGTCGGTTTCACCCTGCCAGGCAAGTTTCCTGAGAAAAGCCTCCACGTCGCTGTGAGAGAGGATATAATCCCAACCTTCATCATTCTTATAAAATTCGTTGACTAAGTCATACACGTTTTCCATGGGATTCTCACTTCACCAATCACATCTGATTACACTTTATAAAGCCATTTGTGACGGGCAGAGATCTGCCAGCGGGCATTCCCCGCATTTTGGTTTCGGAGCCTTGCAGACTCTCCGTCCATGCCAGATCAGCCAATGATGGGCTTCTCCCCACTTGGCCTTCGGAATCTGTTTCTGCAGATCCTGTTCCACTGCAAGCGGCGTAGTCCCGTTTGACAGTCCCAGCCGGTGCGATACGCGGAACACATGCGTGTCGACAGCAATGGCCGGTTTCCCGAAGCCTACGCTCAGGACGACATCCGCTGTCTTGCGCCCCACACCGGGAAGGCTCAAAAGTTCCTCCATAGTCTGAGGAACTTCGGAGTGATATTCATCAATCAATTTGCGGCAAAGACCGAGCAGGTTCTTTGCCTTCGAACGGAAAAGACCACAGTCGTGAATCAGGACTTCCAGCTGTTCCTGTGTCAGCGTGCTCATCTTTTCCGGCGTATTGTACGCGGGGAATAAGCGGGCCGTTACTTTATTGACCCGCTCATCCGTGCACTGGGCCGAAAGGACAACAGCAACAATAAGCTCAAAAGGGTTCGAAAAATGCAGTGCCGGTTTGGCGCCCTTGTACACTTTCTCCAGACGCGCTACAATCTGCTGGTTTCTTTCCTTTTTTCTCATCAGTTCGTCAGACTCCTTACCGGAGCCGGAATCCGGCCGCCTCTGTTAATAAAGACATCCGGTTTAAACGTATTGACCGGCATAATCGGGGCATAACCCAGAAGCCCGCCAAATTCAACCTTGTCGCCTACGCCCTTGCCCGGTACCGGGATAAGACGCACGGCTGTCGTCTTATTATTGATCATACCGACAGCCGCTTCGTCGGCGATAACTGCGGAAATCGTGGCCGCCGTCGTATCGCCCGGTACGGCAATCATATCAAGACCTACGGAGCAGACACAAGTCATAGCTTCCAATTTTTCAAGGCAGAGACTGCCCTTTTCCACGGCAGCAATCATGCCGGCATCTTCACTTACCGGAATGAAGGCACCGCTCAGGCCGCCGACATAGCTGGAAGCCATGAGGCCGCCTTTCTTAACAGCATCGTTCAGCATAGCGAGAGCCGCCGTCGTGCCGGGGCCGCCGCAGGATTCCAGACCGATTTCTTCCAGAATATGAGCCACACTGTCACCGATAGCCGGTGTCGGAGCAAGCGACAAATCGATGATGCCAAACTGCGTGTTGAGGCGCTTTGCTGCTTCCTGAGCAACCAGCTGCCCCACACGAGTAATCTTGAAGGCCGTTTTTTTGATGGTTTCCGCCACCTGGCCGATATCCTTGCCGCGGACAGCTTCCAATGCATGCTTTACCACGCCCGGGCCGGAAACGCCCACGTTGATGACACTCTCCGGTTCCGTTACACCATGGAACGCGCCTGCCATAAAAGGATTGTCCTGGACAGGATTACAGAAAACAACGAGTTTCGCACAGCCGATAGCATCCTGGTCCGCCGTCAGGGCTGCCGTCTTTTTGACGATTTCACCCATTTCCTTGACCGCATCCATATTGATGCCGGCTTTCGTCGAGCCGATGGCCACGGAGGAGCAGACCAGATCTGTTGTGGCAAGTGCTTCCGGAATGGAACGAATCAAAATATGATCGCCCTTGGTATAGCCCTTTTCTACGAGAGCGCTGAAGCCCCCGATGAAGTTGACGCCGACTTGTTTAGCCGCGTCATCAAGGGCCTTGGCAAGAGCCACGTAACTATCTGCCTCACAAGCTTCCCCGACAAGGGAAATCGGCGTGACAGAAATTCTCTTGTGGATAATAGGCACGCCCAGTTCCGCTTCCAAATCTTCGCCGACCTTCACCAGATGCTCGGCTTTGTGAGTAATTTTATCGTAAATCTTACGGGCGCACTTCTTAATGTCCGGATCGGCACAGTCGCGCAGGCTGATGCCCATTGTGATGGTCCGCACATCAAGATTGTTCTGCGTAATCATGCGGGTCGTTTCTAAAACGTCGTTGATATTGTACAGCATAGGGCAGCCTCCTAAATCCGGTGCATAGCCGTGAAGATTTCTTCACTCTGGACGCGGATCTGCAGACCGAGTTCATCCCCCAGTGCAGCGGCCTTCTTTTTCAGTTCTTCCAGGCTGATTGTCGCTTTTTCCATATCGCCGATCAATACCATGTTAAAGAAGGTATCCGTTATATTTTGATTGATGTTCAGGATATTGACCTGATTTTCTGCCAAAAGTGCACTGGCTTTCGCAATAATTCCGACTTTGTCCAATCCGACAATTGTCATTACAATACGCATAGCTCCCATCCTTCCTCCAGTAAACTTCAACTTCACTATACGACATTATACGATATCCCTCGCATTCGTTCAATGGAAGGTGAACATTGTTCGAAATAACGTCAAACATTTTTCACCAGGGACACAATCATTATAACAGACATTGTAACGAAACTCTAACCCCCATTTAGGATTTTGTGTCTGCTTCATTTATTACAAACATTAATAGGTAAACTCCGAATTTCATTCGACAAAGGATAATGCTTGTGATATGATAAGGATACTAAATCAAGCATCTAAGGAGGATGTAACATGCAGGAGTATAAACCTTTCAAATCCGGTAAAGTCCGCGAAGTCTATGATATCGGTGACAGCCTGATTATGGTCGCTTCCGACAGAATCTCTGCCTTTGACCACATCCTGAAAAACACCATTACCGATAAGGGTGCCGTCCTGACCAGACTTTCCAAATTCTGGTTTGACTATACCAAGGATGTCATCCCCAACCACATGATTTCCGTGGATCCGGCCGACATGCCTGAATTCTTCCGTCAGCCTCAGTTCGTCGGCAAGAGCATGAAATGCCGCAAGCTGAACATGATTCCGGTAGAATGCATCGTCCGTGGTTATATCACCGGCAGCGGCTGGGAATCCTACAAGAAGAATGGTACCGTGAACGGCATTCCGATGCCGGCCGGCCTCAAGCAATGCCAGAAGCTGCCTGAACCGCTCTTCACGCCGAGCACAAAGGCAGACCTGGGCGACCATGATGAAAACATCACGGAAGCTCAGTGTGTTGATTTCCTTGAGAAAAAATTCCCGGGCCACGGTGCTGAATATACCAAGGCCATTAAAGACGCTACCATCGCCCTCTACAACAAATGCGCAGATTACGCTTATAAGAGAGGCATCATCATCGCCGACACGAAGTTTGAATTCGGTCTGGATGACAAAGGCAACGTCGTTCTCGGCGACGAAATGCTGACGCCGGACAGCTCCCGCTTCTGGCCGCTTGATGGTTACAAAGTCGGTCAGGATCAACCCTCCTACGATAAACAATTCGTCCGCAACTGGCTGCTTGCCCATCCGGACAGCGATTATCTCCTGCCTCAGGATATCATTGATAAGACGATCGAAAAGTACAAGGAAGCATACGAAAAGCTGACGGGAGAAAAGTTCTAAAACAATTAAATAAATGAAGCAGCGGTGAAGAAATGAATGATATTTCTTCACCGCTATTTTTGTGCGTTATATCGCCTTTCGCAATCCGCTGCCTGTCCGCCCATAGAGACAATCTATCAAGCACCGTGGGCGAGGCTTAATGCCATATGCCAAAAGCGCTTTCCGCTATCTGCAGCTACCTGCTATCTGCAAACTGCTAACTGCATTGTTCTTTGCCTAACATTTTGCCCGCACTACGGTACTAACCCCTAGACACTTTCCACTATCCCTCCTCCTATGCTTACAAAAAAGTAACTAACTGAGAAAAAAGTGCATTCTTGCTTTACAGGGGACTATCGTCTACAATGCAGTCAACATTGAGATGAATCCACTGTATGGGAGGAGAATGTAACATGAAATTACGTCATCTTTTTTTAGGTACCCTTGCTCTGTTAACGATTGCAGGAGG
Proteins encoded in this window:
- a CDS encoding PFL family protein; its protein translation is MYNINDVLETTRMITQNNLDVRTITMGISLRDCADPDIKKCARKIYDKITHKAEHLVKVGEDLEAELGVPIIHKRISVTPISLVGEACEADSYVALAKALDDAAKQVGVNFIGGFSALVEKGYTKGDHILIRSIPEALATTDLVCSSVAIGSTKAGINMDAVKEMGEIVKKTAALTADQDAIGCAKLVVFCNPVQDNPFMAGAFHGVTEPESVINVGVSGPGVVKHALEAVRGKDIGQVAETIKKTAFKITRVGQLVAQEAAKRLNTQFGIIDLSLAPTPAIGDSVAHILEEIGLESCGGPGTTAALAMLNDAVKKGGLMASSYVGGLSGAFIPVSEDAGMIAAVEKGSLCLEKLEAMTCVCSVGLDMIAVPGDTTAATISAVIADEAAVGMINNKTTAVRLIPVPGKGVGDKVEFGGLLGYAPIMPVNTFKPDVFINRGGRIPAPVRSLTN
- a CDS encoding phosphoribosylaminoimidazolesuccinocarboxamide synthase, with the translated sequence MQEYKPFKSGKVREVYDIGDSLIMVASDRISAFDHILKNTITDKGAVLTRLSKFWFDYTKDVIPNHMISVDPADMPEFFRQPQFVGKSMKCRKLNMIPVECIVRGYITGSGWESYKKNGTVNGIPMPAGLKQCQKLPEPLFTPSTKADLGDHDENITEAQCVDFLEKKFPGHGAEYTKAIKDATIALYNKCADYAYKRGIIIADTKFEFGLDDKGNVVLGDEMLTPDSSRFWPLDGYKVGQDQPSYDKQFVRNWLLAHPDSDYLLPQDIIDKTIEKYKEAYEKLTGEKF
- the nth gene encoding endonuclease III, whose product is MRKKERNQQIVARLEKVYKGAKPALHFSNPFELIVAVVLSAQCTDERVNKVTARLFPAYNTPEKMSTLTQEQLEVLIHDCGLFRSKAKNLLGLCRKLIDEYHSEVPQTMEELLSLPGVGRKTADVVLSVGFGKPAIAVDTHVFRVSHRLGLSNGTTPLAVEQDLQKQIPKAKWGEAHHWLIWHGRRVCKAPKPKCGECPLADLCPSQMAL
- a CDS encoding ACT domain-containing protein, with translation MRIVMTIVGLDKVGIIAKASALLAENQVNILNINQNITDTFFNMVLIGDMEKATISLEELKKKAAALGDELGLQIRVQSEEIFTAMHRI